A single genomic interval of Phocoenobacter uteri harbors:
- the cas1 gene encoding type II CRISPR-associated endonuclease Cas1 gives MSWRSILISKGGKLSLKQNQLCIWQEEAEYTVPIEDIAIIVVESKEVVITAPLLSALALNGVTLLTCDQQFLPCGQWLPFSQYHRQLKILKLQIEATTPQKKQLWQEIIKQKVLNQAFVLSQAQCEKESAKLHIMAKQVKSGDKENIEAQAALLYFQTLFGKTFHRTDDDNINSHLNYAYTVLRSAVARCLVYYGWLPSLGIFHHSELNAFNLADDFIEPFRPLVDLLVWELWKQNKLDKGLTPYTKQQLIKILHKQIQFQNETLSVLSAIDRTIASLKIAFISKNAKQLKLPNILPLEEYHYE, from the coding sequence ATGTCTTGGCGAAGTATCTTAATTAGCAAGGGTGGAAAATTATCATTAAAACAGAATCAACTTTGTATTTGGCAAGAGGAGGCCGAATATACCGTTCCTATTGAAGATATTGCTATTATCGTTGTTGAAAGTAAGGAAGTGGTTATTACTGCCCCCTTACTTTCTGCTCTTGCACTCAATGGTGTGACATTATTGACCTGTGATCAACAGTTTCTACCTTGTGGACAATGGCTTCCCTTTTCACAATATCATCGCCAATTAAAAATATTAAAGCTTCAAATCGAAGCAACCACTCCTCAGAAAAAACAACTATGGCAAGAAATTATAAAACAAAAAGTACTGAATCAAGCCTTTGTCTTATCACAAGCCCAATGTGAAAAAGAAAGTGCTAAATTACACATTATGGCAAAACAGGTTAAATCAGGCGATAAAGAGAATATTGAGGCTCAAGCGGCATTACTTTATTTTCAAACTTTATTCGGAAAAACTTTTCATAGGACAGATGATGATAATATCAATAGCCACTTAAATTATGCTTACACTGTATTACGTTCTGCAGTAGCACGTTGTTTAGTTTATTATGGTTGGTTACCTAGCTTAGGAATTTTTCATCATAGCGAGTTGAATGCCTTTAATCTTGCCGACGATTTTATTGAACCTTTTCGCCCGCTTGTCGATTTACTAGTATGGGAATTATGGAAACAAAATAAATTAGATAAAGGCTTAACACCTTATACCAAACAACAACTCATTAAAATTTTACACAAACAAATACAATTTCAAAATGAAACATTAAGTGTTCTAAGTGCAATAGATCGCACAATTGCATCTTTAAAAATAGCATTTATCAGTAAAAATGCCAAACAGTTAAAATTACCTAACATATTACCTTTAGAGGAATATCATTATGAGTGA
- the cas2 gene encoding CRISPR-associated endonuclease Cas2, whose product MSEAKFMRIIVFFDLPVTTKSKRRAANQFRQFLLKDGYQMLQLSVYSRIVRGRDSLIKHHKRLCQNLPEEGSIRCLEVTEKQFASMQLLLGELKIQEKRVNANQMLLF is encoded by the coding sequence ATGAGTGAGGCAAAATTTATGCGAATAATTGTTTTTTTTGATTTACCCGTCACCACAAAATCGAAACGCCGAGCTGCTAATCAATTTCGTCAGTTTTTGTTAAAAGATGGCTATCAAATGTTACAACTATCGGTCTATTCTCGAATTGTTAGAGGAAGAGATTCGTTAATTAAACATCACAAAAGATTATGTCAAAACTTACCTGAAGAAGGCTCTATTCGTTGCTTAGAGGTAACAGAAAAACAATTTGCAAGTATGCAATTATTATTAGGAGAATTAAAAATTCAAGAAAAAAGGGTAAACGCGAATCAAATGCTTTTATTTTAA
- a CDS encoding C69 family dipeptidase: MKINKLSYLISLSLIGALNSSAEACSALIVGKSASNNHSMFIARNEDFGDNNWAKHLVYHPSEEPTAKEWNLGDGLVIPMPKKLYAYSALPDWDAKESNKEGKYFEERGVNEFNVALSATNSADVNEKANKVDPLVKNGLSEALIPSIILPQIKTAKEGVELLGKYLKDYGASEGNILYFADEKEIWMMEIGSGHHWIAVKVPDDAYVMVANALRIHNVDLDSPDVLHSEGLYEFVEKNKLLDNPNKKSFNFAKAFGVLGDTYNTHRVWLGQKMLSPSIKQSENEAIYPLFQKPDSPIDITKIKQVLSADFNGTILEKDGKRPMRVERQLETHIIEIRPEKPKALQIVTWQSLGVLSESLVVPLYSTMTKYPNSFVMGTDQYDPNSAYWQFRSLTTLANTNAQKYYPFIHKNLAVEQKDIIERFNQVDKQLSAIKAVPMMKTKSADFSVKELNHAYDFAKSLNSKIMTDLTKMSEGKKYTEKEQKAILTLPKE; this comes from the coding sequence ATGAAAATCAATAAATTATCCTATTTAATTTCACTTTCTTTGATCGGTGCTCTTAACTCTTCCGCAGAAGCCTGCTCTGCTCTTATCGTTGGTAAATCTGCCAGTAATAATCACAGTATGTTTATCGCAAGGAATGAAGATTTTGGCGATAATAACTGGGCAAAACATTTGGTTTATCATCCCTCAGAAGAGCCAACAGCGAAAGAGTGGAATCTTGGCGATGGTTTAGTTATCCCTATGCCTAAAAAGCTCTACGCTTATTCCGCACTGCCAGACTGGGATGCCAAAGAATCAAATAAAGAAGGGAAATATTTTGAAGAGCGTGGCGTAAATGAATTTAATGTCGCCCTTTCTGCAACTAACAGTGCTGACGTTAATGAAAAAGCCAATAAAGTTGATCCCCTTGTTAAAAATGGCTTATCCGAAGCATTGATTCCGAGCATTATTTTGCCACAAATCAAAACCGCCAAAGAAGGCGTTGAGTTGTTAGGAAAATACCTTAAAGATTATGGTGCATCCGAAGGAAATATTCTCTATTTTGCGGATGAAAAAGAAATATGGATGATGGAAATCGGCTCAGGACACCATTGGATCGCAGTGAAAGTGCCTGATGATGCTTATGTGATGGTTGCCAATGCGTTAAGAATCCATAATGTCGATTTAGACTCGCCTGATGTTTTACATTCAGAAGGCTTATATGAATTTGTGGAGAAAAATAAATTACTCGATAATCCGAATAAAAAATCATTTAATTTTGCCAAAGCCTTTGGTGTATTAGGAGATACTTACAACACTCACCGCGTTTGGTTAGGTCAGAAAATGCTGTCTCCTTCTATCAAACAATCTGAAAATGAGGCTATCTATCCATTATTCCAAAAACCCGATTCTCCGATTGATATTACAAAAATAAAACAGGTTTTAAGTGCTGATTTTAACGGTACAATTCTTGAAAAGGATGGTAAACGACCAATGAGAGTCGAACGTCAATTAGAAACCCATATTATTGAAATACGTCCAGAAAAACCAAAAGCATTGCAGATCGTCACTTGGCAAAGTTTAGGGGTTTTATCCGAATCATTAGTTGTTCCACTTTATTCAACGATGACGAAATACCCTAACTCATTTGTGATGGGAACAGACCAATATGATCCAAATTCAGCCTATTGGCAATTCCGTAGTTTAACCACGTTGGCAAATACAAATGCTCAAAAATATTATCCTTTTATTCATAAAAATCTTGCTGTGGAACAAAAAGATATCATAGAACGCTTTAATCAAGTTGATAAACAATTATCAGCAATAAAAGCCGTACCAATGATGAAGACAAAATCAGCGGATTTTTCAGTCAAAGAATTAAATCACGCCTATGATTTTGCAAAATCATTAAATTCCAAAATAATGACAGATTTAACAAAAATGAGCGAGGGGAAAAAATATACTGAAAAAGAACAGAAAGCCATTTTGACACTGCCTAAAGAATAA
- the recG gene encoding ATP-dependent DNA helicase RecG, producing MNNELLDGVPLTALAGVGAKIAERLSKIGINNVQDLLFHLPFRYEDRTRITPICDARPESYVTVEGYVQLAEIQFGRRRMLNVVISDSTSKITLKFFNFNMGMKASFALGARVKAFGEVKRGRFMAEIHHPEYQIIYNNQPVVLAESLTPVYSTTEGLKQNALRKLTDQALALLDRVKVSELLPDQFNPHQYSLKEALKLLHRPPPSISAEELEKGQHPAQKRLIFEELLAHNLAMQQLKVGAKQHLAESLHYQSDLKQRFLASLPFSPTNAQSRVTQEIEQDLAKPQPMMRLVQGDVGSGKTLVAALAALLAIDNGKQVALMAPTEILAEQHAINFANWLNPFGVEVGWLAGKVKGKARKAQLEAIKNGEVQMIVGTHALFQDEVEFADLSLVIIDEQHRFGVHQRLTLREKGTKTINGENVYPHQLIMTATPIPRTLAMTVYADLDTSIIDELPPGRTPITTVAISEDRRAEIVQRVYQACKNEKRQAYWVCTLIDESEVLEAQAAESIAEDLIRALPDLRIGLVHGRMKPQEKQAIMAEFKDANLDLLVATTVIEVGVDVPNASLMIIENSERLGLAQLHQLRGRVGRGATASHCVLMYKPPLGKISKKRLQMLRDSQDGFLIAEKDLEIRGPGEVLGTKQTGVAEFKIANLMRDRKMIPLVQHYAKQLILQDPAIAQQLIDRWLDDRTDYGNA from the coding sequence ATGAATAATGAATTATTAGACGGTGTTCCCTTAACCGCATTAGCGGGAGTGGGGGCGAAGATTGCGGAGCGATTGAGTAAAATTGGAATTAACAACGTGCAAGATTTGTTATTTCATTTGCCGTTTCGCTATGAAGATCGCACTCGCATTACACCAATTTGTGACGCACGTCCTGAAAGTTATGTGACGGTTGAAGGCTATGTTCAACTGGCTGAAATTCAATTTGGACGACGCAGAATGTTGAACGTCGTTATTTCTGACAGCACCAGTAAAATTACCCTAAAATTCTTTAATTTTAATATGGGAATGAAAGCAAGTTTTGCACTCGGAGCAAGAGTCAAAGCTTTTGGGGAAGTAAAACGTGGACGTTTTATGGCAGAAATTCATCATCCTGAATATCAAATTATCTATAATAATCAACCTGTTGTGCTTGCGGAAAGTTTAACCCCCGTTTATTCCACCACCGAAGGATTAAAACAAAATGCGTTGCGGAAATTAACGGATCAAGCATTGGCATTGTTGGATCGTGTCAAAGTATCCGAATTGTTGCCAGACCAATTTAATCCACACCAATACAGTTTAAAAGAAGCACTGAAATTATTGCACCGCCCACCGCCAAGTATCTCTGCCGAAGAGTTAGAAAAAGGACAACACCCTGCCCAAAAACGCTTAATTTTTGAGGAGTTATTGGCACATAATTTGGCAATGCAACAGCTTAAAGTGGGAGCAAAACAGCATTTAGCGGAGAGCTTACATTACCAAAGTGATCTCAAACAGCGATTTTTGGCAAGCCTGCCTTTCTCACCGACCAATGCCCAAAGTCGCGTCACCCAAGAGATTGAACAAGATTTGGCAAAACCACAACCGATGATGAGATTGGTACAAGGCGATGTGGGATCAGGGAAAACCTTAGTCGCCGCATTAGCAGCATTATTGGCGATTGATAATGGCAAACAGGTTGCGTTAATGGCACCGACTGAAATTTTAGCAGAACAACACGCCATCAATTTTGCGAATTGGCTCAATCCTTTTGGCGTTGAAGTCGGTTGGCTCGCGGGAAAAGTGAAAGGAAAAGCACGTAAAGCACAACTTGAAGCCATAAAAAATGGCGAAGTTCAGATGATTGTCGGCACGCACGCACTGTTTCAGGATGAAGTTGAATTTGCTGATTTAAGTCTTGTGATTATCGATGAACAGCACCGTTTTGGGGTTCATCAGCGACTTACCTTGCGAGAAAAAGGCACGAAAACCATCAATGGTGAAAATGTCTATCCGCACCAGCTAATTATGACCGCAACCCCCATTCCTCGCACCTTAGCGATGACGGTTTATGCGGATTTGGATACTTCAATAATTGATGAACTTCCACCGGGACGAACCCCAATTACCACTGTGGCAATTTCCGAAGATCGCCGAGCGGAAATTGTTCAGCGTGTTTATCAAGCCTGTAAAAATGAAAAACGCCAAGCCTATTGGGTGTGTACTTTGATTGATGAATCGGAAGTATTAGAGGCTCAGGCGGCGGAATCTATCGCCGAAGATTTAATCCGAGCTTTACCCGATTTACGCATTGGTTTAGTTCACGGTCGAATGAAACCCCAAGAAAAACAAGCCATTATGGCAGAATTTAAAGACGCAAATTTAGATTTATTGGTGGCAACAACCGTTATTGAGGTGGGGGTTGATGTGCCAAATGCAAGCCTGATGATTATTGAAAACTCCGAGCGTTTAGGCTTAGCCCAACTGCATCAGTTGCGTGGACGTGTTGGGCGTGGAGCAACTGCCTCTCACTGTGTGCTGATGTACAAACCGCCACTGGGTAAAATTTCTAAAAAGCGTTTGCAGATGTTACGAGATAGCCAAGATGGTTTTCTTATCGCGGAAAAAGATTTAGAAATTCGTGGCCCCGGCGAAGTGTTGGGAACGAAACAAACGGGCGTGGCTGAATTTAAAATTGCCAATTTAATGCGAGATCGTAAAATGATTCCGTTAGTGCAACATTATGCCAAACAGCTTATTTTACAAGATCCTGCGATTGCTCAACAGCTGATTGACCGCTGGCTTGATGATCGCACCGACTACGGAAATGCATAA
- a CDS encoding Nramp family divalent metal transporter: MNQNDNFNLSLEEINNTVSIPSRKKGFFSNLMAFSGPGALVAVGYMDPGNWITSIQGGSVYGYLLLSVILLSSLIAMLLQAMCAKLGIVKGMDLAQATKAMVGPKMAKVLWVTTELAIMATEIAEVIGSAVALNLLFDIPLLMGVLITIADVFLLLVLMRFGFRKIEAFVFILILTIFTIFAYEVALAQPDLAATLNGFMPKTSIFTEHVAGQDSALVIALGIVGATVMPHNLYLHSSIVQTRKYDRNDPVDLKHALKFATIDSNIQLGFSFIINCLLLLLGASLFFGNDPEQLGKFTQLYDALKNPEIVGPIASGTLASLFAVALLASGQNATITGTLTGQIVMEGFINLRVPMWVRRIVTRLIAVLPVIICIMVWGDRGDVVESLLIYSQVFLCVALPISMIPLIKITSSKKEMGEYVNSKIVTILGVISTVVLVILNMQLIYETLATLF, encoded by the coding sequence ATGAATCAAAATGACAACTTTAATTTAAGTCTTGAAGAGATCAATAATACGGTTTCTATTCCAAGTCGTAAAAAAGGTTTCTTTTCAAACCTTATGGCATTTTCTGGACCTGGCGCATTAGTTGCTGTGGGATATATGGATCCCGGTAACTGGATTACCTCAATTCAAGGGGGATCGGTTTACGGTTATTTATTACTTTCTGTGATCTTGCTTTCAAGTTTAATCGCAATGCTGTTGCAAGCAATGTGTGCAAAATTAGGTATCGTAAAAGGGATGGATTTAGCCCAAGCAACCAAAGCAATGGTTGGTCCAAAAATGGCAAAAGTTTTATGGGTAACTACTGAGCTTGCAATTATGGCAACGGAAATTGCTGAGGTTATCGGTTCTGCTGTTGCGTTGAATTTATTATTTGATATTCCATTGTTAATGGGTGTGTTAATTACCATTGCAGACGTATTCTTACTCTTAGTGTTAATGCGTTTTGGATTTAGAAAAATTGAAGCTTTTGTCTTTATTCTTATTCTCACAATTTTCACTATTTTTGCGTATGAAGTTGCTTTGGCTCAGCCTGATTTAGCTGCAACCTTAAATGGCTTTATGCCAAAAACCAGTATCTTTACTGAACACGTTGCAGGGCAGGATTCAGCATTAGTAATTGCATTAGGTATCGTGGGTGCAACGGTTATGCCACATAACTTATATTTACACTCATCTATCGTACAAACAAGAAAATACGATAGAAATGACCCAGTAGATCTTAAACATGCACTTAAATTTGCAACTATTGACTCAAATATTCAATTAGGTTTCTCTTTCATTATTAACTGCTTACTCTTATTACTTGGTGCATCATTATTCTTCGGAAATGATCCGGAGCAATTGGGTAAATTCACACAGTTATATGATGCATTGAAAAATCCTGAAATTGTTGGCCCAATCGCAAGTGGTACATTAGCGTCATTATTTGCAGTGGCATTATTAGCATCAGGTCAAAATGCAACTATCACAGGGACGTTAACCGGTCAGATCGTAATGGAAGGCTTCATTAACTTACGTGTACCAATGTGGGTTCGTCGTATTGTCACTCGTTTAATTGCGGTGTTGCCTGTTATCATCTGTATTATGGTTTGGGGTGATCGTGGCGATGTGGTTGAGTCGTTACTTATTTACTCACAAGTCTTTTTATGTGTAGCGTTACCAATTTCTATGATTCCACTTATTAAGATCACATCAAGCAAGAAAGAAATGGGCGAGTATGTAAACTCAAAAATTGTGACTATTCTTGGCGTTATTTCAACGGTGGTGCTTGTTATCTTAAATATGCAGTTAATTTACGAAACGTTAGCAACGTTGTTCTAA
- the grpE gene encoding nucleotide exchange factor GrpE yields the protein MTNKTESTQENNQVEQETDIQEELQTEQTIEIQDEPNLEIDELTIAQTRIAELETYIAEADSRERDILLRAKAENENIRRRAEQDVEKAHKFALEKFSKELLNVVDNLERALTTLEGADESVKGLAEGVQLTHKELTSVLNRHGVQGFGEVGEAFNPEMHQAISQQPAEGIESNCVSVVLQKGYKLNDRVIRDAMVMVTP from the coding sequence ATGACCAACAAAACTGAAAGCACCCAAGAAAACAACCAAGTTGAGCAAGAAACTGACATTCAAGAAGAATTACAAACAGAACAAACCATTGAAATTCAAGACGAACCAAACTTAGAAATTGATGAATTAACCATTGCTCAGACTCGTATTGCTGAATTAGAAACTTATATCGCAGAAGCTGATAGCCGTGAAAGAGATATTTTATTACGTGCCAAAGCAGAAAATGAAAATATTCGTCGTCGTGCAGAACAAGATGTTGAAAAAGCCCATAAGTTTGCGTTAGAAAAATTCTCAAAAGAATTATTAAATGTAGTAGATAACTTAGAGCGTGCTTTGACTACTTTAGAAGGTGCGGATGAAAGCGTAAAAGGTTTAGCAGAAGGTGTACAATTAACTCATAAAGAATTGACCTCTGTATTAAATCGTCACGGCGTGCAAGGTTTTGGGGAAGTGGGCGAGGCTTTCAACCCTGAAATGCACCAAGCAATTTCACAACAGCCTGCTGAAGGCATTGAATCAAATTGCGTAAGCGTTGTATTACAAAAAGGGTATAAATTAAATGACCGCGTCATTCGTGATGCAATGGTAATGGTTACCCCTTAA
- a CDS encoding DUF441 domain-containing protein produces MSLQLNAIALLLAVLIFLGLFSQNSPVTISAAVLLIMQQTLLSKYIPYADKYGLKIGIILLTIGVLAPLVSGRIALPPLNEFLNFKMISAIVVGIVVAWLGGRGIPLMTKNPPLITGLMIGTVFGVAFFRGIPVGPLIAAGILSLVIGRG; encoded by the coding sequence ATGTCTTTACAACTTAATGCCATCGCTTTACTTCTAGCGGTGCTTATTTTTCTCGGATTATTTAGCCAAAACAGCCCAGTGACTATTTCAGCGGCTGTTTTGTTAATTATGCAACAAACCTTACTTTCTAAATATATTCCCTATGCGGACAAATACGGCTTAAAAATCGGGATTATTTTATTAACTATTGGCGTATTAGCCCCCCTTGTTTCAGGTCGAATCGCCTTACCGCCACTAAATGAATTTCTTAACTTTAAAATGATCTCAGCAATTGTTGTTGGTATTGTTGTGGCATGGCTAGGTGGACGTGGCATCCCTCTAATGACCAAAAATCCGCCTCTGATTACAGGTTTGATGATCGGCACCGTGTTTGGCGTGGCTTTTTTCAGAGGTATTCCTGTGGGACCTTTAATTGCCGCAGGAATTTTATCATTAGTTATTGGAAGAGGATAA
- a CDS encoding DUF423 domain-containing protein, with the protein MKNRLLLIIALSGFFCVAFGAFASHGLSKTLTVKELEWIDVGLKYQIFHTLALFGVLLLEKYLTLAHQAVQKSWSFANISWMWLLGILCFSGNLYLRALGFSTDMTVYITPLGGFLFLIGWGLLIYKSIRLKI; encoded by the coding sequence ATGAAAAACAGACTATTACTCATTATCGCACTCAGTGGCTTTTTTTGTGTCGCTTTTGGTGCATTTGCATCACACGGATTATCAAAAACATTAACTGTTAAAGAGCTAGAATGGATTGATGTCGGCTTAAAATATCAAATTTTTCACACTCTTGCTTTGTTTGGTGTCTTACTACTTGAAAAATATCTCACACTCGCTCATCAAGCGGTACAAAAAAGTTGGTCTTTTGCAAATATTAGCTGGATGTGGCTGTTAGGCATTTTATGTTTTAGTGGTAACTTATATTTAAGAGCGTTAGGTTTCTCAACAGATATGACCGTTTACATCACACCACTAGGTGGCTTTTTATTTTTGATTGGCTGGGGATTATTGATTTATAAGAGTATTAGATTAAAGATATAA
- a CDS encoding transposase — protein sequence MNILPQRKTIRLQHYNYHQNSLYFITICINEKKCLFGKIIDNEVILNDAGNMIKKWYQNIEDKFKDIFCLDFIIMPNHIHFILHIDSPNDKTDSNIIAIVQWFKIMTTNEYIKNVKKNNWQPFNKKLWQRSFYEHIIRNEESYHT from the coding sequence ATGAACATACTTCCACAGCGTAAAACAATTAGACTACAACATTATAATTATCATCAAAACAGCTTATATTTTATTACGATCTGTATAAATGAGAAAAAATGTTTATTCGGTAAAATTATTGATAATGAGGTTATTTTAAATGACGCTGGGAATATGATTAAAAAATGGTATCAAAATATAGAAGATAAATTTAAAGATATTTTTTGTTTAGATTTTATTATTATGCCTAACCATATTCATTTTATTTTACATATTGATAGTCCAAATGATAAAACTGATAGTAATATTATTGCTATCGTTCAATGGTTTAAAATTATGACTACAAATGAATATATTAAAAATGTAAAAAAGAATAATTGGCAACCATTTAATAAAAAATTATGGCAACGTAGTTTTTATGAACATATCATACGTAATGAAGAATCATATCATACGTAA